Genomic segment of Nodosilinea sp. E11:
TGGGTGGCAGTGCCCTTTTTGCGGCTGTCAACCATCGTCAGCACCACGCCATAGGAGGTCATGTTTTTTAGGTTATCGACGGTAGCCAGCAGAGCCTCTAGGGCCAGAGCGTCGGGGGTAGAAGGCAGCACCAGTAGATCGCAGCCATCAGCTAGGGCCTCTAGCTCATCCTTGTCGGGGTGGGCTTCGGTATCGACAACGATGTGTTCTTTGCCTTTAGACGCTTTCGCTGCCGACATCAGGTCGCAAACTTGAAAGGGCAGCGTCCCCCGTTTTGCCCAAGAGAGGGATGAGCGATTAGGGTCGCCATCGACCAGCAGAGTTTTGCCAGACTTTTTGGCAAAGTAGCAGGCCAGGTGTACGGCGGTGGTGGTTTTGCCAACCCCTCCTTTGAAACCAGCAACGGTGACAATCATACGTATATCCGGCTAATCAGTTAAGCAGACAGCCGACTAACCGATTGGCTGATTAGCCAAATTTTATCGCTTAATTTCTAATTCGAATAGCTGATTGATCAATTGATTGGAGTGCAAGGAGTGATTTGAGCCTGTGGTAGTTCAGCAATGGGCCATAGACGAACATCGCTTGGGGCTCCATCCCATCCTGCGTCGCGTATGGATCAAGCCGGGTGGCACACCTCAGAGCAAGTGGTCGATCAGAATGCCTGCACCTAGTTTTTCTGCCCCTTACTCCCCGCCTATACAACCGGCAGAGCCACTGTGGCCCATTCTCAACGGAGTCTAGCTAGCCAGGTTGTTGAAACCTGGGATGACCTCTTAGAGCAGGTAGAGCAGCGTTGTGTACAACGCCTAAACCTCACCGACTTTATCCCAGTCTTGACCGAGTTTCAATGGTGGAAGGCGTTTCAATGCTAAGTGTGCTTGATCAATCGGACTTGGTATGGCAGGAACCTATCTTAATAATTTGTACCATTCAGAGTATTGTCTAATTGGTACAGAAAAACTGTACGACACAGCAAGTATTTCAGCCTCCTATTTCCCGAGGGGTTCAATTGGTACAAAAAACGGTCGCCATCTATTGTCGGGTTTCGACAACTGATCAATCTTGTGACAGACAGGAGCAAGATTTGTTGGTCTATGCCCAAAAAGCTGATTTCGAAGTTGTCGGAGTCTGGAAGGAGATGGCCTCGGGCACCGCACAGAATCGTGTTGTCCGACAGAAAGTAATGGCTTTGGCTCAAGCGCGTAAGATTGATGCCATTTTGGTCACAGAGTTAACTCGGTGGGGACGCGGTACCTTAGATCTGATTCAGACACTACAGGATTTACAGAGCTGGGCTGTCTCTCTGATAGCTCAAACCGGGATCCAGTTCGATTTGGCGACGCCCCAAGGGCG
This window contains:
- a CDS encoding ParA family protein; this encodes MIVTVAGFKGGVGKTTTAVHLACYFAKKSGKTLLVDGDPNRSSLSWAKRGTLPFQVCDLMSAAKASKGKEHIVVDTEAHPDKDELEALADGCDLLVLPSTPDALALEALLATVDNLKNMTSYGVVLTMVDSRKKGTATQAKRTLNQLSIPVFSQMIRRLTAYEKAALAGVPVYKTGDRFGRIAWGEYESLAKEIESHA
- a CDS encoding recombinase family protein; this encodes MVQKTVAIYCRVSTTDQSCDRQEQDLLVYAQKADFEVVGVWKEMASGTAQNRVVRQKVMALAQARKIDAILVTELTRWGRGTLDLIQTLQDLQSWAVSLIAQTGIQFDLATPQGRLIAQLMAVLAEFERDLVSERVRSGLAAAKAKGKALGRQPGQSIKSDRLGPKVIQMVEDKVSYRTIAHDLKLSKTTVTEIVKRHRQAHPDFQPPRSKMASRKKA